The proteins below come from a single Peromyscus maniculatus bairdii isolate BWxNUB_F1_BW_parent chromosome 13, HU_Pman_BW_mat_3.1, whole genome shotgun sequence genomic window:
- the Icos gene encoding inducible T-cell costimulator, giving the protein MKSYFWCVLALGFQIGVLTGEINDSADHTMFSFHSGRIQISCKYPETVQQLKMKLLKGKEVLCELTKTKGKGDGVSIKNPKLCPYEMSNSSVSFFLNNLYGSQGSYYYCSLSIFEPAPFQEKISDGQYLYIYESQLCCQLKLWLPVGCAAFIVVYIFGCILIFRFAKKKYGSSAHDPNSEYMFMAAVNTAKKSRLAGMPS; this is encoded by the exons ATGAAGTCATACTTCTGGTGTGTCTTGGCCCTCGGCTTCCAAATCGGAGTTTTAACAG GAGAAATCAATGACTCAGCCGACCATACGATGTTTTCGTTTCACAGTGGACGTATCCAGATTTCTTGTAAATACCCCGAGACCGTCCAACAGCTCAAAATGAAGTTATTGAAAGGGAAAGAAGTCCTCTGTGAGCTCACCAAAACCAAGGGAAAGGGAGACGGGGTGTCCATCAAGAATCCGAAGTTGTGTCCATATGAGATGTCCAACAGCAGTGTTTCCTTTTTCCTAAACAACTTGTACGGTTCTCAGGGCAGCTATTACTACTGTAGCCTGTCGATTTTTGAGCCAGCTCCTTTTCAAGAAAAGATCTCTGATGgacaatatttgtatatttacg aaTCACAGCTCTGCTGCCAGCTGAAGCTCTGGTTGCCTGTAGGGTGTGCAGCTTTTATTGTGGTATACATTTTTGGATGCATACTTATCTTCCGGTTTGCAAAAAAG AAGTACGGATCCAGCGCGCATGACCCCAATAGTGAATACATGTTCATGGCAGCGGTCAACACAGCCAAAAAGTCTAGACTTGCAG GCATGCCCTCATAA